The Desulfovibrio sp. G11 region ATCTTTCGATATAACCCGTTGTTTTCATTGGCGTCCCCAAGGGGATTTGAACCCCTGTCGACGGCGTGAAAGGCCGTTGTCCTGGGCCGGCTAGACGATGGGGACGCACTGTTTGTGTTGGCTGGGCTGCAAGGACTCGAACCTTGATTAACGGAGCCAGAATCCGCCGTCCTGCCAATTGAACGACAGCCCAACACGAAGAGTGTGTATATGTGAACCACGCCGGACTGTCAAGCAAGAATTTTAAAAAAAATCATTCAGCTAGCAAAATGGCTGTTTCCAACGGGCAGAAGAGCGTGCCACTCAAACAGAAAAGAGGGCTGGTTTTTGTGAAAAAGCTGTATCCTGAAAACTTATTTTTTTAGTACGTTAAATTGCCATGCCCAGTGGTTCGCAGGCAGGCGCTGTTCTTCTGATTGAAAAGTTAAAAAAAGAACAAGTATGTCGTTTGGTTGTGACTCGTAATGCTTTGCTGGTTGTTTATGCAGTTTATCGCTTTTTCTGTTTTTTTAAAATTTATTGCTCTACAACCCACACTAACTCACTGAATATACTTGCGCTAATTGGTTTGACGTGATATTCACACCAAACAACTATCCTCTTAACCTTTTACCGGATTGTGAAAGAATGTTTGTAACGTAAAACAACGCTGTGGCGGAGGATGATTATGGAAGACAAAGGATTATTGGGTAAAATTGTGGCCATTATCCCCGGTTTGGTGCTGATGATCGGCACCCTGGCCGTATTGCGCATGTATGCTGTTCCCTGGCTGAACGGCATCACGCTTTTCGGCGTAAAAGGCTGGCCTGTAAAAGTGCTGAGCCTCAACTATATCTTGCTTTCCATTATTGCGGGCATGCTGTTTCGCAACGTTTTGTTTGGCGGCAAGATTCCCGCGTGGGCGGATGCGGGCTTTCGCACAACCCGCCTGTTTATTAAAACGGGCGTTATCATGCTGGGTTCGCTGTATACCCTGCAAAGTCTGCTCAAACTGGGTATAAGCGCCGCGCTGCTGATTATGGCTTTTGTGTTCGGCACTGTCTTCCTTATCATGTGGTTGAGTAAAATATGGAAAGTTGACCGCTCTGTGGCGGCTGTTATGGCGGCGGCCTGCGGCGTGTGCGGGGTTTCTGCGGCGGTGGCGGCAGCCCCCGGTGTGCGCGCCCGTCCTGTGGACCTGGCCCTTGCCATTGCCACGATTCTTGGCTTTGGCATTGTGACGATGTTTATCAGCCCCTTTATCGGTAAAGCGCTCAACCTGTCAGACCTGCAATACGGCGCATGGGTCGGTACGGGCATTCTGAACTCCGGCCAGGTGCTTGCCACCTGCCTGGCATTCAATCCGGTAATTGCTCCGGGAACGGCCGTGGCCTATGGTGAAGTGTGGAACGTGGTGCGCGTCATCAGCATTCCTTTTGTGGTTTTTGCCATCACCGTCTGGTACTGGAAGGGAGAGGGAGAGGCCGAGCACATCAGCCTGAAGGAAATTCTTATTTCCAAGTTCCCCATCTTCGTTTTGGGCTTCTTTGGCATGACGGCCCTGTCTTCTCTGGGTATGCTCGGGGCTGAAGGTTCTGAAACCCTGCACCTTCTGCGCGACTGCATGCAATGGATATTCGGCATCGGCCTTGTTGGGCAGGGGGCGTACATTGACTTCCGTGAAATCAAGGCCGCCGGCGGCAAGCCGTTGCGCCTCGGTCTGACCGCGGGTACCGTAAAATATGTGCTGGCCCTTATCGTCATCATGCTGTTCATGCCCAAAGTAGGCGCGTTCTAAGCCAAAGGAAGATGCCATGAGTAATGACAAGCAAAAAATGACAGTCTTCAGGAATGACCGGCACGAGGATATCGCTTCGATTATTTTTGCCGGGCTTGTAGTAATTTGCGTGCTTGGCTACATGGCCTTTATCGTACCCACGGTAAAGGTGAAGGCCAGCCAGGACGGCAAACTTGTTTCTGTCGCAGTGGAAAAAGGGGCCGAAGTCAAAAAGGGCGATGTGATCTATTCGCTTGAAGTTGTTGAAAAAAAATGGAAAGACAACGTGATGGAAGAAAAGGTTGTCACCAGGGACGTGAGCGTCAAAGCCAACGGAAAGGTTCTTGATGTTCCCGGCAAGCCCGGCGAAAAGGTAAAAAAAGGCAAGGATACCATCATCGTGCTTGATCATGAAAAGGGAACATTGCCTTGATGTCCGCCTCTGCCCCCAAAAATATCCTGCTGCTGCTTGATGAGGAAAGCCCCGCCGCAGCCGAGGCTGTTCGCATTGCGCGTGAAAGCGGCGCGGCCCTGACCGCCCTTTTTGTGCTGGACTCCACATGGAATGACTATGTGGGGCATGACTGGCTCTCGGGTAGTGGGTCCCGCGCGGACTTCATCGACTATATGCAGCAGGAGGAAGAAAAAAGCGCAGCCAGGGCCTTTACCCGGCTTCGGGAATTTGCCGGTGACCAGATGGAAATCCATTGTCTGACAACATCCGGCAATGTGATTGACCATGCCCGGCAAGAAATGGTCCGGGGGTATGACCTGTTTGTTGCTGCCAACCCCCTGCGGCGTGGCCTTGAGCGCATTCGCGGTAATGTGGGGGCGCTTTGCGAAAATGCCCCGTGCCGCATTCTGCTTGTACCCGCAGCGTAATATGACTGAATGGCTAAACCGGCCCTGACATCGCAAGGGCTGTGGAAAAACCGGGGACCGTGCTTTTGACGCGGTCCCCGGTTGACGTTTGCGGCTGTTACGGCGCAGGTGAAGCAGAAAGGCAGCCGTTGCGTGCGGCGGGCGAAAGCCGCTTTTTCGTAGGGACCGCTATTGCCCGCATGGTATTTTTATCGGATCACGCGCTTGTTTTGACGCGGCTGCGCTTGTTTTGACGCGGCTGCGCTTGTTTTGACGCGGCTGCGCTTGACGCTTCTGATCGTGGGCTTCGGCAGCTAGTCGGTGGACCGGACTTGTTTTTGCACCGCAGCCCTGCCGGTATGTTTGTGACCGCCATGCCCGCTGCGCAGATAGATCAGCCAGTGAAACATGCCAACAAACACTCCGCCGCCAAGGATGTTGCCAAGTGTTACGGGGATAAGGTTTTTGAAGATGAAATTCGACCAGGTCAGCACAGTCGCGGTATGCTCGGGATCGGTCAGCCGGGCAGCCACAGCGGGAGGCATCATGTCATTACACAGGATACCGATAGGAATCATGAACATGTTTGCTACGCTGTGCTCAAATCCGCAAGCAATGAAAAGGCCTACAGGAAACAGGCAGGCGGCCATTTTATCAATCAGTGAGCGTCCGGCATAGCTCATCCATACGCCGAGGCAGACCAGCAGATTGCACATGGTACCCAGAAAAATGGCTTCAATGAAGGTGTGTGTGAGTTTGTTTTCTGTGGTGTTGATATAAAAAACAGCTATATCACCACCAGATGCCCACGGGTGTCCGCTCAGCAAAATGAGCGCCGCCAAAAAAAGACTGCCCACAAAATTTCCTGCATATACTATTCCCCAGTTCGAGAACATTTGTCCCCAGGTAATCTTGCGGCAGGCACGCGGAAGAAGCGTCATGGTTGTAGAGGTAAACAGATCCGCACCCAGAACGATAACAAGCATGAGGCCGAGACTGAACACCAGCCCGCCGACTATTTTTCCCGCTCCTGCCGTGTTGGCTACGGCACAGTAAACAAAGCCCAGGCCGATGAACACGCCCGCCATAACAGCAAGCATAAAAGCATTGGGCGCTGGCCTGAGCGCCTTGCCTGCCATTATCACCACCGCCTTGTGACACATCTGCTGGGGATTCAGTGCCTCGAAGGAGGAAGGATCATGCATGGTGTTCTCCTTTGCATGGGATAAAATGCCAAATTTACATTTCTTGCACATATCGAAAACACGAATACCCACGGCTCAAATTCGTTTCGATGTTTACATCCTCTTGAAGCATACGAGTTTCAAAAGATATGCTGAGATGATGCATTCAGGGGGCGCTCCGGCATGCCAGGCGGCGGTCACGAACCTGAGTGTCCTTCCAAGGGGTGTTTTACCAATTTTTCAATAAAGGTATAGGGGCATTTTTATTTATTCCCGGAAAGTATGAATTTTCTAGCCACAAGGGTGGAAGCCAGAGCGACTGGCACCCGCTGAACGGCAGCGCCTCTTGTAAAAGAGAGCATGCTTGATAAAAGGAGCATGTAGACCGATCTGCACCATACAAGACGTACAGCAACGGAGCGCTCTATAGCCCGAATACTTCTGCCTGAAAAGTAAAACAGCCTTGCGGGCGTATCTGTAAAAAACAGAAAAGCCCCAAACGCTGATACGTTTCGGGCCGTAATAATCAGAAGTCTCATATGAAAATTTGTACTTTTGATCATCTTTCGCAAAATTTCAACAGAGTTACCGGTACGGGACGGGTTTTCAATTAATGCGTAATCATATGTATTTTAATGAAGTGGCAAGTTCAGCCCTCAGTTCTTGGTTCTGCTCATTTAATCGCTTGTTCCACTGTCGGAGATTTTCAATCTGTTTTTGGGCTTCGGCAAGCTGGGCTTCGAGTTCGGCCATACGAGCGGATCTATTTGCATCTGCCTTGCTTTGATTAGCGTTGGTTGGGTATTCATCATCGTATCTGTCATAATAGCCATTGTCATGCATGGACTTTTCATGATTCCTGATCGTCCGATAATGGAATGTGAAGTTATCCAACTCTTCAACTTTGCGGCTCATTGGTTGCTATTCATACCACATGCCCCTTTCATTAATAGTATGGTGTTGGATGTAAAACCACTCAAGAACACCATGAGAGAACAGGTCATTGCTGTCCGGCTAAGGGGTAACAAAAAAGTCCAAAATCTCAGCAGTATGTGGTATAAGAAGTTACCACAACAACTTGCCACACAAGGAGATTTTGGACTTGAGCCATCATACTACACTCTTCTCTCAACTGCTATCCCTGATACCGGGACATGTTTTTGAAAAACTCGAACGCAAGCACAAAACTGGCCGCTCTTCACGCCAATTTGGATTCAAGGAGCAATTCACCGTCATGGCCTTTATCCAACTCGCTGCAAGGCGCTCTTTACGCGATGGGCTTCGCGCCTTGGAGGCGGCCAAGAGACGGCTGTATCACCTCGGCTTGAAATCAGTAGCGCGTTCCACGGTTGCCGATGCCAACAATTCAAGGCCTGTGGAATTTTTCAAAGACCTGTTCGCTGAAATGTATGGCCTGTGCCATCTTCGTGCGCCTCGTCACAAATTCCGCTTCAAGTGCAAGCTGTACAGCATGGACGCCACCACCATCAGCCTATGCCTGTCCATCTTTCCCTGGGCGTCGTTCCGGCGGAACAAGGCTGGCGTGAAAGTAAATACCGTGCTTGACCACGATGGCTACATTCCCGCTTTTCTCGATATCAACAATGCCAAAACCCACGAAAGCCGCATGGCCAAAAGTCTTTCATTGCCAAAGGGTTCCATCGTCACCTTCGATAAAGGCTATATCTGCTATTCCTGGTTTCGCATGTTGACCGCGAAGGGCATTTTCTTCGTAACCCGACTGAAGAGCAATGCTGCCTATAAGCTCGTTGATCGCCGCGCCGTAGACCGGAAAACCGGGGTCACGTCCGATCACATCATTGACGTGAGCAGCCGGGGAAAAACCACTCGTCTACGCAGAATCGGCTATCGCGATGCGAAAACCGGCAAACGGTACGAATTTTTGACCAACCATTTCCGCCTGTCCGCCAAGACAATTGCTGATATCTATAAAGAACGCTGGCAAATTGAAATATTCTTCCGCGAAGTCAAACAAAATCTGCATATTAAAAGCTTTGTCGGGCGCTCGGAGAATGCGGTGCACATCCAGATTTATACGGCCCTGACCGTGTATTTACTCCTGGCCTATCAGAAATTCCTGAGCAAGCTTGGGCTGTCGGTGCAACAACTCTTCGAGCTCATTTGCTTGAATCTGTTCGGCAAGGATTCTCTGGAAGAACTTCTGAATCCACGAAGACGAAAAACTATAAACACCTATAGTTATAGCCTGTTAGCTATGGGTGCTTAACCGGACAACATTGGTGCTGCATGAGATATTCCACGAACTCAGCAGGACCAAGCTTATACCGTTCCATGAGGTTATTGGACGTGTAAAAATCTCCATCATCTGGCTTTGGCATTTCTGTGAAGAATATTTTCAGAGGAAGGGTTGCCAGTTCTGGGGGGCAGATTGTGCCGTCAGCGTCAAAGGCAAGGACAAGATTGTTTCGGCAAAGGCTGTCTGAATTTTAGGTCGTGATTCAACGTCTTGAATGATGTTACAATCTCGCCAGTCCGTTTTGTCAACAGGGGGGAGAGGTGCGCCGCTGCTTTCGGGGGGGGCTTTTCGTGAAAGGCACATCTTTGAAAGGGGCATCCGGTAAACCAAGGTCCTCAGCGGAAACATTGCCTATATATTCGGGATGAAGCTTCTCACATTGCAATACATCTTCCAGTAAAAAATAGGAGCACATTGCTGTCCGGCTAAGGGGTAACAAAAAAGTCCAAAATCTCAGCAGTATGTGGTATAAGAAGTTACCACAACAACTTGCCACACAAGGAGATTTTGGACTTGAGCCATCATACTACACTCTTCTCTCAACTGCTATCCCTGATACCGGGACATGTTTTTGAAAAACTCGAACGCAAGCACAAAACTGGCCGCTCTTCACGCCAATTTGGATTCAAGGAGCAATTCACCGTCATGGCCTTTATCCAACTCGCTGCAAGGCGCTCTTTACGCGATGGGCTTCGCGCCTTGGAGGCGGCCAAGAGACGGCTGTATCACCTCGGCTTGAAATCAGTAGCGCGTTCCACGGTTGCCGATGCCAACAATTCAAGGCCTGTGGAATTTTTCAAAGACCTGTTCGCTGAAATGTATGGCCTGTGCCATCTTCGTGCGCCTCGTCACAAATTCCGCTTCAAGTGCAAGCTGTACAGCATGGACGCCACCACCATCAGCCTATGCCTGTCCATCTTTCCCTGGGCGTCGTTCCGGCGGAACAAGGCTGGCGTGAAAGTAAATACCGTGCTTGACCACGATGGCTACATTCCCGCTTTTCTCGATATCAACAATGCCAAAACCCACGAAAGCCGCATGGCCAAAAGTCTTTCATTGCCAAAGGGTTCCATCGTCACCTTCGATAAAGGCTATATCTGCTATTCCTGGTTTCGCATGTTGACCGCGAAGGGCATTTTCTTCGTAACCCGACTGAAGAGCAATGCTGCCTATAAGCTCGTTGATCGCCGCGCCGTAGACCGGAAAACCGGGGTCACGTCCGATCACATCATTGACGTGAGCAGCCGGGGAAAAACCACTCGTCTACGCAGAATCGGCTATCGCGATGCGAAAACCGGCAAACGGTACGAATTTTTGACCAACCATTTCCGCCTGTCCGCCAAGACAATTGCTGATATCTATAAAGAACGCTGGCAAATTGAAATATTCTTCCGCGAAGTCAAACAAAATCTGCATATTAAAAGCTTTGTCGGGCGCTCGGAGAATGCGGTGCACATCCAGATTTATACGGCCCTGACCGTGTATTTACTCCTGGCCTATCAGAAATTCCTGAGCAAGCTTGGGCTGTCGGTGCAACAACTCTTCGAGCTCATTTGCTTGAATCTGTTCGGCAAGGATTCTCTGGAAGAACTTCTGAATCCGCGAAGACGAAAAACTATAAACACCTATAGTTATAGCCTGTTAGCTATGGGTGCTTAACCGGACAACATTGATAGGAGCATTGATCATCGTGGATCAGACCAAGGCTAGGGGCAGGAAATTCGAGATCAGTTTTGTTTGCTCTCATTTTGGCCATGATCGAGAATGCCAGAAATATCGGTGACATGGATAGCATGCCCGCCAACTTCCTTAAATATTTCACTGACGGCCACATCAGCCTGAGTTTTGCAGTATCTAAAACAATGCGTTCTCTATCCCAAGGCTCATACTTTTGATTAACAACACTTTGCCAATCGGGCAGAACATGGCCGGAAATGTCTGGCGACCGGCCTTCGACCCTTTCCTTATGTTGCTCCGTGTCCGAGCAGATGATTTCAATTTCCAGATAATCAACGCCCTCTTGAACGGCTATATCCCGCCATGCGTTACGGGTAATTCGTAATGGATTCACGGAGTCTGCCACAACCGAAAGCCCCAGACGTAGATTGTCCGCAGCTAAAGCATAACCGGCAATATACCCCGCTGGACCTAAATCCCATTGATTTTTTGCCAAGCCTGAACGAACAAGCGCCAGTTCCAAGCTGTCCATGCGTATGTATGCGGCGGAAAGTTTTTGAGCGACTTGGCGCGCTATTGTAGTTTTGCCAGTTCCCGGCAGGCCGCCGAATATTAATAGCAATTTTTGTCCTTATCGTTGAAGTGACCGGGTGTTACTCAGACGAGTGCGTTATTCGCGGGCAACCAACTGTCCGTCCCCCTTTCTGAATTGCCGCAATATCCACTTCAGCAACGCCCGCCTTACAAATTCATTGAAAAGATCCTATGAGCGGAGCAGGTTCCCGGTGGTCTAACTTCCGTTATTCGCACCGCATGGGCCGTACTGTGCGGGATCTGTCGGGGCACCGTCCTTGCACACCCTGGCTTCCTTCCACACTAGTGAGCTTAAATGCTTTTGAGATGAACTAAATAATCTGCCATTCCTGCATCATGCGGCGGCGCTCCGGCAAATATTCGGCATGATTGTAGCGGCCCGAATGGCGTTTTTCTCGCCGTGGGCAAGCTGGGCTTCAATTACGTCTGCTCTGTATCCTTGCTCGTTGAGTAGGGTATTGCTCCGCCGCTGGGGGTATCCAGAAGTTTAGGCAGGGCAGGGGAGAGAAAATGGTGGGAATATCAGCCAGGAACAAGGCTTTCGCGTGTTGGGGGTATCGCGGAAGGCAATGTTCTTTTCTCTGCCTTACTACCCCCAAAATACCCCCAGAAATGGGGTATGTCAACGAACCCTCGCGAATTGAAACGGAAGCTCAGAAAACAAAAAATCCGCTTGGCTATTGGCCTTGCGGACTTTTGCGAACTTCTTTGGAAGTCTTTATGGTGCCGAGGGCGGGACTCGAACCCGCACGAGAATTCTCACTACCCCCTCAAGATAGCGTGTCTACCAGTTCCACCACCTCGGCGCGAAAAAATGAATTAGCGTATTGTGCTGGTCTTGGCAAGCATTTTTTTAAAAAAATTGTCGGGGCTTGCGCTTACGTCGTGTTGCGAGTAACTTCAGGCGCTCACTGGAGACTGCCAATGGACGAAAACGTACATAAATTTTTGCGTCGCACAGGCCCTGTGCTGTGCCTTGATATCGGCAGCGGTACTCAGGACGCACTCCTGGCCCGGCCCGGGCTTGAATGTGAAAACTGGCCGCGCTTTGTATTGCCGTCGCCAGCCCGCATGGTTGCCCAGCGCATCCGCGAACTGACCCTGCTGCGACATGACTTGTGGCTGCATGGCAGCAATATGGGCGGCGGCTTCAGCCAGGCCATCAAGGAGCACCTGGCCGCCGGATTCAAGGTGTGGGCTACTCCGGCCGCTTCGCGCGGCATCCACGACAGTGAGGATGTGGTGCGCGCCATGGGGGTGGAGTTTTGTGCCACCTGTCCCGTGGGCTGCGTTCCCGTTTTTCTGTCGGACTACGGACCGGACTTCTGGGCCGGGCTGTTGCGCATTTCCGGTCTGCCGCAACCGCACATGGTGCTTGCGGCCGCCCAGGATCACGGCCATCATGTAGGGGGCAACCGGCAGGGCAGGATGCTCATGTGGAACCGGCTTCTTGCCGAATCTGCGGATCCGGCATCCTGGATTTATTCCACGCCGCCCCCATCGCTTACCCGGTTGCAACCTCTGCATGACAAAACCGGTGGCCCTGTGGCCGATACAGGGGCCAGTGCCCTGCTTGGCGCGCTGTGTGACAGCGAGGTCATGAACCGCAGCTACCGTGAGGGCATAACCGTCATAAATGTGGGCAACGGGCATACTGTGGCGGCTCTTGTGTACAAAGGGCTGGTGCGCGGCATTTACGAGCATCATACGGGCATGCGCAACCTGGAGCAGTTGCTGGCTGATCTGGAACAGTTCCGCAAGCATTGGCTGCCCGCTGAAGAAGTGCAGGCCACGGGCGGGCACGGCACGGCCTTTGGTCCATACTGTGAAGAGGCCGGAGGCTATGAGCCTACGTTTATCACAGGGCCAAGGCGCGCCTTGCTGCAAGGCCACGGGCGTTTTTTGGCTCCGCATGGCGACATGATGCTGGCCGGCAGCCTGGGATTGCTGTGGGGCTGGGCGCGTACGCATGCCGATTGATCTGCAGGCGCAACCTGCGGCCTGATCCGGTCCGGAGGCTGACCTCCGGAAGTTTTGACAATGCTCCAGTAAGGTGAGGAGAGGCATGGAAGTTTTTGATCCAGCGGAACTGTGGAGCCGGGAGCGCATAGAGGAAACCCAGCTTGTCCGGCTGAAAAATATGGTCGCTCAGGCCCGTAAGTGTGATTTTTACCGGCAGCGCCTCGACGAGGCAGGAATCGGGCCGGACTCTTTGCACAGCCTTGATGACCTGCGCCGCATCCCCTTCACCACCAAAGACGATCTGCGTACCCAGTATCCCACCGGCATGCTTTGCGTGCCTCAGGCTGAAATTGTGCGTATGCACTGCTCAAGCGGCACTACCGGGTCGCCCGTAGCCATCTGTCACACGCAGAACGATATCAATTCCTGGGCCGACCTTATGGCGCGCTGCATGCACATGGTGGGCGTGCGCCGTGAGGACGTATTTCAGAATATGTCCGGTTACGGTCTGTTCACGGGCGGTTTGGGCATCCATTTCGGGGCCGAACGCCTGGGCTGCCTGACCATCCCCGCCGGTGCGGGAAACTCGCGCCGCCAGATCAAGCTGGCCAAGGACTTTCGCACTACTGTGGCGCATATTCTGCCTTCCTATGCGCTCATTCTTGGCGAACACCTGCGCAATATGGGTGAAGACCCGCGTGAATTCCCCTTGCGCATCGCTCTTGTGGGCGCGGAGCCGTATACTGAAGAATTCCGCCGTCGTATTGAAAGCCTTTTTGATATGAAGGCGTATAACTCCTACGGGCTTTCCGAAATGAACGGGCCGGGCGTGGCCTTTGAATGCCTTGAGCAGGCCGGCATGCACCTGTGGGAAGACGCCTATATTCCTGAAATTGTCGATCCGGAAACAGGCCAGCCTGTACCCGAGGGCCAGGTGGGCGAGTTGGTCATGACCTGTCTCTGCCGCCAGGGGATGCCCATTCTGCGCTATCGTACCCGCGACCTTACCCGTTTTCTGCCCGGAGTATGCGGCTGTGGGCGCATGCACCGCCGCATGGACCGTATCCTCGGCCGCGCGGATGACATGTTTATCATCAAGGGCGTCAATGTTTACCCCATGCAGGTCGAGCAGGTCATCATGACCTTCCCTGAAGTGGGGCAGAGCTATCTTATCCTGCTGGAGAACGATGGTATCGGCGATGTCATGCGGGTGCAGGTGGAAGTGCGCGACGAATTCTTTGTGGAAGACATGCGCGTTCTGCAAAGCCTGCAGAAAACTATTGCCCAGCGCCTGCGTGATGAAATCCTCATCACGCCCAGGGTAGAGCTTGTGCAGAGCAACAGCCTGCCGCGCGCCGAAGGCAAGGCCGTTCGCCTGCAAGACATGCGCGAAAAAAAATAATACCGGAAACTGTATGGATTTTTTGCCATTTCCCCTTGCCAGTCTGCTGGCGGGCGCATTCATCACCTTGCTGGGCTTCGTGCTTTTGCTCAACGTCTTCGGGCTGCCCGCCAACTGGGTGCTGCTGGGACTTGTGGCCCTGTGGAAGATGGCGCATCCCGCTTCGGACGCAATGAACGTCTGGTTCTGGGTCATGATGATAGCTCTGGCCCTTGTGGGCGAAGCGCTGGAACTGGGCATGCAGATAGTCAAGGCCAAGCGGTATGGCTCAAGTTCGTCAGGCACATTCGCGGGCATGATCGGGGCCATTGCCGGAGCCATTTTACTGGCGCCGCTGTTTTTTGGCCTCGGGGCACTCATTGGCGCGGTGGCTGGCGCATGGACCGGCTGTTTTATTATGGAAATGCTCAAGGGCCGCCCCTTGGGCGAAGCGCTGGATGCGGCCTTTGGGGCTATGATGGGGCGCTTTTTGGGCACAGTGTGCAAGTGCGGTGTTGGCGGGGCCATGCTGGCTCTGGCGGCAAGCCGTATCTGGCCTCAAGTGCCGGCGCAAACACTGCCGGTGGCCTCCGATCCGCTGCAACTGGTGCTGGCCCTGATCGGAGGCGTGTGCTGATATGGCTTCTCTGCTTGACGGGTTGGATATTGTTCTGGTCAAAACACGTTTTCCTGAAAATATCGGTATGGCTGCGCGGGCTTGCGTCAATATGGGCTGTTCATCGCTGTCTCTTGTGGATCCCGAGCGGTGGGACAAGGAGAAGGCTCGCCCGCTTGCCACGCCCAAAGGGCAGGATCTGCTGGATGACGTAAAGGTCTATGCTGACCTGCCGGAAGCCGTAGCTCCCGTAACCCTTGTGGTAGGAACCACAGCGCGGGTGGGGGGCTGGCGTCAATCCCTGCTCTCGCCGGGGCGTGCCGCTGCGGACGTGGCGGAGGCCCTGGCGCACGGCGAAAGGGTGGCCCTTGTTTTTGGCCCGGAAGACCGGGGCCTGAACAATGAAGAAATAACCCATTGCCATAAGCTTGTGACCATACCAACGGACCCTGCGGCCAGTTCGCTTAACCTTGCGCAGGCCGTGTTGCTGCTTTTATATGAATGCGCCGATGCCCTGCGCAACAGACCGGGAAAAGACGCCGGAAATGCAGAAAAAAAACATCCCGGCGGGGGCAGGCAGGTAACGGCGGCAGAGCAGGAGCGTCTGATGGAATCCCTGAAAGACATGCTGCTGCGTCTCGATTACCTGCATGGCGATAATCCTGATTATTTTATCATGCCCTGGCGGCGGCTCTTTAGCAGGGCCGGTTTACGGCGTCATGAGTATGACGCGTTGATGGGCCTGTGCCGTCAGGTGCGCCACAAGCTGGGCTGACCCGCAGGTGCCGCACTGTCCAATATTTTGCCCGCTGACGCTCGTCAGCGGGCTTTTGTTTGTGGGGGGCAGCCCGGGCACTGCAACGTAATCCGCCCTGACCGGAGAGCGTGC contains the following coding sequences:
- a CDS encoding phenylacetate--CoA ligase family protein — protein: MEVFDPAELWSRERIEETQLVRLKNMVAQARKCDFYRQRLDEAGIGPDSLHSLDDLRRIPFTTKDDLRTQYPTGMLCVPQAEIVRMHCSSGTTGSPVAICHTQNDINSWADLMARCMHMVGVRREDVFQNMSGYGLFTGGLGIHFGAERLGCLTIPAGAGNSRRQIKLAKDFRTTVAHILPSYALILGEHLRNMGEDPREFPLRIALVGAEPYTEEFRRRIESLFDMKAYNSYGLSEMNGPGVAFECLEQAGMHLWEDAYIPEIVDPETGQPVPEGQVGELVMTCLCRQGMPILRYRTRDLTRFLPGVCGCGRMHRRMDRILGRADDMFIIKGVNVYPMQVEQVIMTFPEVGQSYLILLENDGIGDVMRVQVEVRDEFFVEDMRVLQSLQKTIAQRLRDEILITPRVELVQSNSLPRAEGKAVRLQDMREKK
- a CDS encoding DUF456 domain-containing protein, translating into MDFLPFPLASLLAGAFITLLGFVLLLNVFGLPANWVLLGLVALWKMAHPASDAMNVWFWVMMIALALVGEALELGMQIVKAKRYGSSSSGTFAGMIGAIAGAILLAPLFFGLGALIGAVAGAWTGCFIMEMLKGRPLGEALDAAFGAMMGRFLGTVCKCGVGGAMLALAASRIWPQVPAQTLPVASDPLQLVLALIGGVC
- a CDS encoding RNA methyltransferase encodes the protein MASLLDGLDIVLVKTRFPENIGMAARACVNMGCSSLSLVDPERWDKEKARPLATPKGQDLLDDVKVYADLPEAVAPVTLVVGTTARVGGWRQSLLSPGRAAADVAEALAHGERVALVFGPEDRGLNNEEITHCHKLVTIPTDPAASSLNLAQAVLLLLYECADALRNRPGKDAGNAEKKHPGGGRQVTAAEQERLMESLKDMLLRLDYLHGDNPDYFIMPWRRLFSRAGLRRHEYDALMGLCRQVRHKLG